In Suttonella indologenes, one genomic interval encodes:
- the tsaB gene encoding tRNA (adenosine(37)-N6)-threonylcarbamoyltransferase complex dimerization subunit type 1 TsaB, with amino-acid sequence MNHHPDLSRPLLAIDTSTPAASAALRCQGIITAECHQGHAKHTEVLLPMIDRLLQAAGLNIADLGGIIISAGPGAFTGLRVGASMAAGLAAAYDTPLGCLSSLALLAAASAPTEDSTVLALMDARMRQHYAALYEYRGGSWQLAAEEGLFFAQDLPSPWLETADNVMVSGDNYVADKIAHLPQQQTVPQARDAFSALNLCRWQSPQQAIDLQYLRNEITG; translated from the coding sequence CATCCTGATTTATCGCGCCCGCTGTTGGCGATTGACACTTCCACGCCTGCCGCTTCCGCCGCCCTGCGTTGCCAAGGCATCATTACGGCGGAATGTCATCAAGGGCATGCCAAGCATACCGAAGTGCTGTTGCCGATGATTGATCGCCTACTGCAGGCGGCGGGACTGAATATCGCCGATTTGGGCGGTATCATCATCAGCGCAGGACCGGGGGCGTTTACGGGTTTGCGTGTGGGCGCGAGCATGGCAGCAGGGCTTGCCGCCGCTTATGATACGCCGCTGGGCTGCCTGTCTTCTTTGGCTTTATTGGCGGCAGCTTCTGCGCCGACAGAAGATAGCACCGTGCTGGCTTTGATGGACGCGCGCATGCGCCAGCATTATGCCGCTTTATATGAATATCGCGGCGGCTCATGGCAATTGGCTGCGGAAGAGGGCTTATTCTTTGCCCAAGATTTGCCCTCGCCTTGGCTGGAGACTGCCGACAACGTAATGGTTTCGGGCGATAATTATGTGGCGGATAAAATAGCGCATCTGCCGCAGCAGCAAACCGTACCGCAGGCGCGCGACGCATTTTCCGCGCTCAATCTCTGCCGCTGGCAATCGCCGCAGCAAGCGATAGATCTGCAATATCTGCGCAATGAGATTACCGGCTGA